The Aquisalimonas asiatica genome has a window encoding:
- a CDS encoding methyl-accepting chemotaxis protein, translated as MNQFRIGPRLAAGFTAVILILIVISTLAYINFARTVTATEENDRTFRAVIAGEEMLVSLLNIETAERGYLATADGRFLEPYEAGREAFRRHLDAAREITSDRPQQQERLDDMEQVYEQWLEEHIQPAIARRHEITTFGDELEDLFSSLGGGHELMNEMRSTLRAFMEHEQRLLTERQDNVQALQLQTTGALATGTLIGALIAGLAGFFITRSITRPTRRALDVANRIADGDLTVDCSSAYKDEVGQLLNAMDRMSDRLQAMMQRITDSASRVASASEQLSSSSEQTRQGARQQSDQTTQVATAMNEMASTVQEVARNTQEASDAARDASTKADEARTVVEGSANGINQLADEVRQASGVIAELEQQSESIGQVLTVIREISEQTNLLALNAAIEAARAGEHGRGFAVVADEVRKLASNTQKSIGDIDAIIEKLQSGTREAVGVMNQGSESAGRNVQASQQAVEVLEGIIAAVTHISDMSNQVATAVEEQTTTAEDINRNITAINDVAAETTSAVDEAAGASQELARLATELQDVVSQFRVR; from the coding sequence ATGAACCAGTTCCGTATCGGGCCCCGCCTGGCCGCCGGCTTCACCGCGGTCATCCTGATCCTGATCGTCATCAGCACGCTCGCCTACATCAACTTTGCACGCACGGTCACGGCCACCGAGGAAAACGATCGGACATTCCGCGCCGTGATAGCGGGCGAAGAGATGCTGGTCTCGCTGCTCAACATAGAGACGGCGGAACGTGGTTATCTGGCAACCGCGGATGGCCGATTCCTGGAGCCCTACGAGGCCGGCCGCGAAGCGTTCCGCAGGCACCTGGACGCAGCACGCGAAATAACCAGCGACCGGCCGCAACAGCAGGAGCGGCTCGACGACATGGAGCAGGTCTATGAACAATGGCTGGAGGAACACATCCAGCCGGCGATCGCGCGCCGTCACGAAATCACGACGTTCGGTGACGAACTCGAGGATCTATTCTCAAGCCTCGGCGGCGGGCACGAGCTGATGAACGAAATGCGCTCCACCCTGCGGGCTTTCATGGAGCACGAACAACGTCTTCTGACCGAACGCCAGGACAACGTCCAGGCGCTGCAGCTGCAGACAACAGGCGCGCTCGCGACCGGCACACTCATCGGCGCACTCATCGCCGGCCTGGCCGGGTTTTTCATCACACGCTCGATTACCCGCCCGACCAGGCGCGCTCTGGATGTTGCCAACCGTATCGCCGATGGCGACCTGACCGTGGACTGCTCCAGCGCATACAAAGATGAAGTCGGTCAGCTTCTCAACGCAATGGACCGAATGAGTGACCGGCTTCAAGCCATGATGCAACGCATTACCGACTCGGCGTCCCGTGTCGCCAGCGCCTCGGAACAGCTCTCATCCAGCTCGGAACAGACGCGCCAGGGTGCCAGGCAGCAAAGCGATCAGACCACGCAGGTCGCCACGGCCATGAACGAGATGGCCAGTACCGTGCAGGAGGTGGCGCGCAACACACAGGAGGCGTCCGACGCCGCCCGCGACGCCAGCACCAAGGCCGACGAAGCTCGCACCGTGGTGGAAGGATCAGCCAACGGGATCAACCAACTGGCCGACGAGGTGCGTCAGGCATCCGGTGTCATCGCCGAACTGGAACAACAAAGCGAGAGCATTGGGCAGGTCCTGACGGTCATCCGCGAGATCTCCGAACAGACGAACCTGCTGGCACTGAACGCCGCCATCGAAGCCGCTCGCGCCGGGGAGCATGGACGCGGGTTCGCCGTCGTCGCGGACGAAGTCCGGAAGCTGGCCAGCAATACACAGAAGTCCATTGGCGACATCGACGCCATCATCGAAAAGCTCCAGTCCGGCACCCGTGAGGCCGTGGGCGTCATGAACCAGGGCAGCGAGAGCGCCGGGCGCAATGTGCAGGCATCCCAGCAGGCAGTCGAGGTGCTGGAGGGAATCATCGCGGCAGTCACCCACATCTCCGACATGTCCAACCAGGTCGCCACGGCTGTCGAAGAGCAAACGACCACCGCCGAAGACATCAACCGCAACATCACGGCCATCAACGACGTGGCCGCCGAGACCACGAGCGCGGTGGATGAAGCGGCCGGCGCCAGCCAGGAACTCGCCCGTCTGGCCACCGAGTTACAGGATGTGGTCTCGCAGTTCCGGGTCAGGTGA
- a CDS encoding GGDEF domain-containing protein, giving the protein MRFPFWLQAVGVWVLAAALVAVPFWTVHERETDAYLERERVELQAALRSTDSLLRTMTNQAFADLLERGQLRQILSRPYDGPIDGVAEFHRDSVLAVGRQTHRSLRNCCGASLHVLGAGGESIVHFDARLEQDRLDSVADRPGIEAILNSRMGAQGFELSAMGLAYRRVLPIWDGNRPVGAVEAVLQPGDLTTLLRRIGGDALLYHLLLRADAVPEAVQGGGSGQWFQSTDLHPDLLEPVQTGSHGSRMPHWLEQSAALRSALRESLPGNEPVSALVRDAYGRHVAVVMAPVTDISGNAIGYAASESNAAPIIAWRQQLAFSGGLVFLLVGALGHVALLMVRSRRGASALRDQINAITESMGEGVYVLDAHGRVRYVNQAASDLLGYHPDEIVGARANALFHDGRRDHGRPVDIPGWDVTATGGTYRSDHHQLQCRDGSSLPVSLTVAPLKGREAGVVAVFHDIADRARELSSLKEQVARDPLTGLGNRRMLDTSLQRESIRARRSGEPLSLLMLDVDQFKVFNDTFGHPAGDETLRRIATVLEQSVIRSDDLICRYGGEEFAVILPHAGADAAVIVAERIRASVEAAGIPQPPQANSAVVTVSIGCATAVGDAVEPALLIARADAGVYRAKRLGRNRVEGGTERGVSL; this is encoded by the coding sequence ATGCGTTTTCCGTTCTGGTTGCAAGCCGTTGGTGTCTGGGTGCTCGCGGCAGCCCTGGTTGCCGTTCCGTTCTGGACGGTCCATGAGCGGGAGACCGACGCTTACCTGGAACGCGAGCGCGTGGAGCTGCAGGCGGCACTGCGCAGCACCGATTCGCTGCTCCGGACCATGACCAACCAGGCCTTCGCTGATCTCCTGGAGCGGGGGCAGCTTCGGCAGATCCTCTCCCGCCCCTACGATGGCCCGATTGATGGGGTAGCAGAGTTCCACAGGGATTCGGTGCTGGCTGTGGGGCGCCAGACCCACCGTAGTCTGCGCAACTGCTGTGGTGCGAGCCTGCATGTTCTCGGCGCCGGTGGTGAGTCGATTGTTCATTTTGACGCACGCCTTGAGCAGGACCGCCTGGACAGCGTTGCCGACCGTCCGGGGATCGAGGCCATACTGAACAGCCGCATGGGCGCACAGGGCTTCGAGCTCAGTGCGATGGGGCTCGCGTACCGGCGGGTGTTGCCGATCTGGGATGGCAATCGCCCGGTCGGCGCAGTCGAGGCGGTGCTCCAGCCGGGTGACCTGACCACGCTGCTGCGTCGCATCGGTGGTGATGCCTTGCTCTACCATCTGTTGCTGCGTGCCGATGCCGTGCCGGAGGCTGTTCAGGGCGGCGGCAGCGGGCAGTGGTTCCAGTCCACCGATCTGCACCCGGATCTGCTGGAACCCGTTCAGACAGGCAGCCACGGCTCGCGCATGCCGCACTGGCTGGAGCAGTCCGCGGCCCTGCGCAGCGCGTTGCGGGAGAGTTTACCCGGGAATGAGCCGGTTTCGGCGCTGGTTCGCGACGCATACGGCCGTCATGTTGCGGTGGTGATGGCGCCCGTGACGGATATCTCCGGCAATGCGATCGGTTACGCGGCGTCGGAGAGCAATGCCGCGCCGATCATTGCCTGGCGGCAGCAGCTCGCGTTCTCCGGCGGGCTGGTGTTTCTGCTGGTGGGCGCCCTGGGGCATGTGGCGCTGCTGATGGTGCGCTCCCGGCGCGGCGCCAGCGCGCTGCGCGATCAGATCAACGCCATTACCGAGAGCATGGGGGAGGGGGTCTACGTCCTCGACGCCCATGGTCGGGTGCGTTACGTGAATCAGGCGGCCAGTGATCTGCTCGGTTATCATCCGGACGAGATCGTTGGCGCCCGCGCCAATGCGCTGTTCCATGACGGCCGTCGCGATCACGGGCGGCCGGTGGATATTCCCGGATGGGACGTGACCGCCACCGGCGGCACGTACCGAAGCGACCACCACCAGCTCCAGTGCCGTGACGGCTCCAGCCTTCCGGTGTCGCTGACCGTGGCGCCCCTGAAGGGCCGGGAGGCGGGGGTGGTGGCCGTCTTCCATGATATCGCCGACCGGGCCCGGGAGCTGTCCTCGCTGAAGGAGCAGGTTGCCCGCGACCCGCTCACCGGCCTTGGCAACCGGCGCATGCTCGATACCAGCCTGCAGCGCGAGAGCATTCGCGCTCGCCGGTCCGGCGAGCCGTTGTCGTTGCTGATGCTGGATGTGGACCAGTTCAAGGTGTTCAACGACACCTTCGGGCACCCGGCCGGTGACGAGACGTTGCGGCGCATTGCCACGGTGCTCGAGCAGAGCGTCATTCGTTCCGACGACCTGATCTGCCGCTACGGCGGCGAGGAGTTCGCCGTCATCCTTCCCCACGCCGGTGCGGATGCGGCGGTGATCGTGGCGGAGCGCATCCGCGCTTCGGTGGAAGCGGCCGGGATACCGCAGCCTCCCCAGGCCAACAGCGCCGTGGTGACGGTCAGTATCGGCTGTGCCACGGCCGTGGGCGATGCGGTGGAGCCGGCACTGCTGATCGCGCGGGCCGATGCCGGTGTCTACCGGGCCAAGCGGCTGGGCCGGAACCGCGTGGAGGGCGGAACCGAGCGGGGCGTTTCCCTATGA
- the urtB gene encoding urea ABC transporter permease subunit UrtB, giving the protein MGGYAASDIVNIMAMQGIAGLSLFGVFLLMALGLAIIFGQMGVINMAHGEFLTLGAYTTFVVASTFELYAPGLFTYYFPVAIALSFVVAFGAGYLLEYGLVRHLYKRPLDTLLATWAVGLIMQQVFRSIFGGRGVSAGTPDWLRGSIELTPMLHLSRSDLFVMCIAITMSVIVAIMLYRARWGMRVRSTTQDRAMANAVGINTDKVDRNTFALGCGLAGIAGSAFTTISSTTPTAGAQYLVDTFLVVVLGGAASLLGTVASAFSIAQAQSILEFFMTGSMAKVLTLLVVIGILMLRPQGLFTLKVRQ; this is encoded by the coding sequence ATGGGCGGGTACGCCGCATCGGATATCGTCAATATCATGGCCATGCAGGGCATCGCCGGACTCAGCCTTTTCGGTGTTTTCCTGCTCATGGCACTGGGTCTGGCCATCATTTTTGGCCAGATGGGAGTCATTAACATGGCCCACGGGGAGTTCCTCACCCTGGGGGCGTACACGACATTCGTCGTTGCCAGCACGTTCGAACTCTATGCCCCCGGGCTGTTCACGTACTACTTCCCGGTCGCGATCGCTCTCTCGTTCGTGGTGGCCTTCGGTGCGGGCTACCTGCTCGAATACGGGCTCGTTCGCCATCTCTATAAGCGACCTCTGGATACGCTGCTCGCGACCTGGGCGGTCGGTTTGATCATGCAGCAGGTCTTTCGCTCCATTTTCGGTGGACGGGGGGTGAGCGCCGGCACGCCGGACTGGCTCCGGGGCAGCATTGAGCTCACACCGATGCTCCACCTCTCCCGTTCGGATCTCTTTGTGATGTGCATAGCGATCACTATGTCCGTGATCGTCGCAATCATGCTGTATCGGGCGCGGTGGGGGATGCGGGTGCGTTCCACCACCCAGGACCGCGCCATGGCCAACGCCGTCGGCATCAATACGGACAAGGTGGACCGGAATACCTTTGCCCTGGGCTGTGGCCTTGCCGGCATCGCAGGTTCCGCGTTTACCACCATCAGTTCGACCACGCCCACCGCAGGCGCTCAATACCTCGTCGACACGTTCCTGGTTGTGGTTCTCGGCGGTGCGGCGAGCCTGCTCGGTACGGTGGCATCGGCCTTCTCCATCGCCCAGGCCCAGTCGATTCTGGAGTTCTTCATGACCGGTTCGATGGCCAAGGTGCTGACCCTGTTGGTGGTGATCGGGATTCTCATGCTGCGGCCCCAAGGGCTGTTCACCCTGAAAGTCCGCCAGTGA
- the urtE gene encoding urea ABC transporter ATP-binding subunit UrtE — MLKVNELSIGYGLSQVVHDINFELGQGEILGVMGRNGMGKTTLFKALIGLLPAWSGDIRMGDVVLTAQRPYRRVASGLAYVPQGRQVFATLTVEENIRTGLEATGRKRIPDDIYSLFPVLQEMRKRRAGNLSGGQQQQLAVARALAAEPDVLLLDEPTEGIQPSIIKDMAKTLREIRRIRNISILFSEQVLSFAMDVSDRVLVIDRGRLVDEMQGQELSEASMAQYLSV, encoded by the coding sequence ATGCTGAAAGTAAATGAGCTATCCATTGGTTACGGCCTGAGCCAGGTCGTGCACGACATCAATTTTGAGCTCGGGCAGGGTGAGATCCTCGGTGTCATGGGCCGCAACGGCATGGGCAAGACGACGCTGTTCAAGGCGTTGATCGGGCTGTTGCCGGCGTGGTCCGGTGACATCCGCATGGGTGATGTGGTGTTGACTGCCCAACGCCCTTACCGACGCGTCGCCTCCGGTCTCGCGTACGTGCCGCAGGGACGGCAAGTGTTCGCGACGCTGACGGTCGAGGAGAACATCAGGACTGGACTCGAAGCGACAGGAAGGAAGAGGATTCCCGACGATATCTACTCGTTGTTTCCCGTACTACAGGAGATGCGGAAACGACGTGCGGGGAATCTCTCTGGTGGACAGCAACAGCAACTGGCGGTGGCCCGAGCGCTCGCCGCCGAGCCTGATGTGTTATTGCTCGACGAGCCAACGGAGGGGATTCAGCCGTCCATCATTAAGGACATGGCTAAGACGTTGCGGGAGATTCGCCGTATCCGGAACATCAGCATTCTTTTCTCCGAACAAGTGTTGAGCTTTGCCATGGATGTCTCGGACCGGGTGCTGGTCATTGACCGGGGCAGGCTTGTCGACGAGATGCAGGGGCAGGAACTCAGCGAGGCCAGCATGGCACAGTACCTCTCGGTGTAG
- the thrS gene encoding threonine--tRNA ligase: MPVITLPDGSRREYNEPVSISRVAADIGAGLAKATLAGRVNGELHDACDLITDDAQLEIITPKSDEGLEIIRHSCAHMLGQAVKQLYPDAQMAIGPVVEDGFYYDIRFDDGFTPDDLEKIEQRMAELIDQEYDVIKEVTPRDEVLRIFRERGESYKVKLVEDMPDVTHMALYYHQEYVDMCLGPHVPNTRFCKAFKLTKLAGAYWRADASNEMLQRIYGTAWADRKGLKAYLKRLEEAQKRDHRRIAKAQDLFHLQEESPGMVFWHDKGWRVYRVLEDYIRNLLREHDYQEVRTPQLVDRSLWEKSGHWEKFGDDMFYTESENRMYAVKPMNCPCHVQIFNQGLKSYRDLPLRMAEFGSCHRNEPSGTLHGLMRVRNFVQDDAHIFCTEEQVQSEVAAFIDMVFRAYRELGFDDILIALSTRPAKRVGSDAVWDKAEAALETALTNAGLDYTLQPGEGAFYGPKVEFSLKDCLGRVWQCGTIQVDFALPGRLGADYVAEDGSRREPVMLHRAILGSFERFIGILIEEHAGALPLWLAPEQAVVMNITDRQADFARDVEKTLRSRGFRVSSDLRNEKIGFKIREHTLQKVPYMLVIGDREMESGSVAVRTRSGEDLGSIKVEALIDQLEAEVARRTRGIAED, from the coding sequence ATGCCAGTCATTACGCTGCCGGACGGCAGTCGCCGCGAATACAATGAACCTGTCTCCATCTCCCGCGTTGCCGCCGATATCGGCGCCGGGCTTGCCAAGGCGACCCTGGCCGGCCGCGTCAACGGCGAGCTCCACGATGCCTGCGATCTCATCACAGACGACGCGCAGCTGGAGATCATCACACCGAAGAGCGACGAGGGGCTGGAGATCATCCGCCACTCCTGTGCGCACATGCTGGGTCAGGCCGTAAAGCAGCTCTACCCCGACGCGCAGATGGCCATCGGCCCGGTGGTGGAGGACGGCTTCTACTATGACATCCGTTTCGATGACGGTTTCACGCCGGACGATCTGGAGAAGATCGAACAGCGCATGGCGGAGCTCATCGACCAGGAATACGACGTCATCAAGGAGGTGACGCCGCGCGACGAGGTGCTGCGGATCTTCCGCGAGCGCGGCGAGAGCTACAAGGTCAAGCTGGTCGAGGACATGCCGGATGTGACCCACATGGCCCTGTACTACCACCAGGAGTACGTGGACATGTGCCTCGGCCCGCACGTGCCCAACACCCGCTTCTGCAAGGCGTTCAAGCTCACCAAACTGGCCGGTGCCTACTGGCGTGCCGATGCCAGCAACGAGATGCTCCAGCGCATCTACGGCACCGCCTGGGCGGACCGCAAGGGGCTCAAGGCCTACCTGAAACGCCTGGAAGAGGCGCAGAAGCGCGACCACCGCCGGATTGCCAAGGCACAGGACCTCTTTCACCTGCAGGAAGAGTCGCCGGGCATGGTCTTCTGGCACGACAAGGGCTGGCGTGTCTACCGGGTGCTGGAAGACTACATCCGCAATCTGCTGCGCGAGCACGACTACCAGGAAGTGCGCACGCCGCAGCTGGTGGACCGCAGCCTGTGGGAGAAATCCGGGCACTGGGAGAAGTTCGGTGACGACATGTTCTACACCGAATCCGAGAACCGGATGTACGCGGTCAAGCCCATGAACTGCCCCTGCCACGTGCAGATCTTCAACCAGGGCCTGAAGAGTTACCGGGATCTGCCCCTGCGCATGGCCGAGTTCGGCTCCTGCCACCGCAACGAGCCCTCGGGCACGCTGCACGGGCTCATGCGCGTGCGTAATTTCGTCCAGGATGATGCCCACATCTTCTGCACCGAGGAGCAGGTGCAGTCGGAAGTGGCGGCGTTCATCGACATGGTGTTCCGCGCCTACCGGGAGCTCGGCTTCGACGACATCCTCATCGCGCTGTCCACCCGGCCGGCCAAGCGGGTCGGCTCCGACGCCGTGTGGGACAAGGCCGAGGCCGCGCTGGAGACGGCGCTCACCAATGCCGGCCTCGACTACACCCTGCAGCCGGGCGAGGGCGCCTTCTACGGGCCCAAGGTGGAGTTCTCGCTCAAGGACTGCCTCGGGCGTGTGTGGCAGTGCGGCACCATCCAGGTGGATTTCGCGCTGCCGGGCCGCCTCGGCGCGGACTACGTGGCGGAAGACGGCTCGCGCCGGGAGCCCGTGATGCTCCACCGGGCGATTCTCGGTTCGTTCGAGCGCTTCATCGGGATTCTCATCGAAGAGCACGCCGGAGCGCTGCCCCTGTGGCTGGCTCCCGAGCAGGCGGTGGTGATGAATATCACCGACCGCCAGGCGGATTTCGCCCGGGACGTTGAAAAAACCCTTCGCAGTCGGGGATTTCGGGTCTCCTCCGACTTGAGAAACGAGAAGATCGGCTTTAAAATCCGCGAGCACACATTGCAGAAGGTCCCCTACATGCTCGTCATCGGGGATCGCGAAATGGAATCAGGATCCGTTGCCGTGCGGACCCGTTCGGGTGAAGATCTGGGCTCGATCAAGGTCGAAGCGCTGATTGACCAGCTTGAAGCGGAAGTGGCACGGCGTACTCGTGGTATTGCGGAGGATTGA
- the urtD gene encoding urea ABC transporter ATP-binding protein UrtD, translating to MAASEQLLLSIEDLAVSFDGFRAVDGVNLYVDEGELRVIIGPNGAGKTALLDLICGKTRATEGSILFRNKQLRGMSENQIVHAGVGRKFQAPSIYESLSVFENLELTYPKGRNVLGSLFFRRTEEVANRIQATADMVGLGDRLNDLAGLLSHGQKQWLEIAMLLIQEPELLMLDEPVAGMSQAERDQTATLLNRITQDRSVIIIEHDMKFVEQIANRVTVLDQGKVLAEGSIERIKKDERVIERYLGH from the coding sequence ATGGCTGCCAGTGAACAGCTTCTGCTGAGTATCGAAGACCTCGCTGTCTCGTTCGACGGGTTTCGTGCCGTGGACGGGGTCAACCTGTATGTGGATGAGGGGGAGTTGCGCGTCATTATCGGGCCCAACGGGGCCGGTAAGACGGCTCTTCTGGATCTAATTTGTGGCAAGACCCGCGCAACGGAAGGATCGATTCTGTTCCGTAACAAACAGTTACGCGGTATGTCAGAGAACCAGATCGTGCACGCGGGTGTTGGGCGCAAGTTCCAGGCTCCCTCCATCTACGAGAGTCTCAGCGTCTTCGAGAACCTCGAACTGACCTATCCCAAGGGTCGGAATGTGCTCGGTTCGTTGTTCTTCCGCCGTACGGAAGAGGTCGCAAACCGCATCCAGGCGACTGCCGACATGGTTGGCCTGGGTGATCGCCTGAATGATCTGGCCGGCTTGCTCAGTCACGGGCAGAAGCAGTGGCTGGAAATCGCGATGTTGCTGATCCAGGAGCCCGAGCTGCTCATGCTTGACGAGCCCGTCGCGGGGATGAGCCAGGCGGAGCGGGACCAGACAGCCACGTTGCTGAACCGCATCACCCAGGATCGTTCCGTGATCATCATCGAGCACGACATGAAGTTCGTGGAGCAGATTGCCAACAGGGTCACGGTGCTCGATCAGGGCAAGGTTCTGGCCGAAGGCAGCATCGAGCGGATCAAGAAAGACGAGCGGGTTATCGAGCGGTACCTGGGCCACTAA
- the urtC gene encoding urea ABC transporter permease subunit UrtC, protein MTTILRLIGGRREWLICFAVFAVLLLVVLPLAFNGYFLNLLGRYLALAFVAIGLVMCWGYGGMLSLGQGVFFGVGGYAMAMFLKLEASTPEATSSQSTPGIPDFMDWNQLSALPWWWEPFNSFGFTIVAIVVLPAALAYVLGFALFKRRVSGVYFAIVTLSLAAVMSILIVGQQGYTGGANGITDFRTLLGWDITSNTARYVIYYICVLLLLGCILVGQWMLNSRAGRVLIAVRDEENRVRFSGYSVENFKIFVFMVAAVFAAIGGAMFALQARFISPSLVGIGLSVELVVLCAVGGRFSLLGAAFGALLIKTAEMYLSQAFPQLWTILFGLVLIAVVLAFPKGLAGLYELGRDYLLNARNGGSSEAMAPGETPRSPTRAEGFFARAQRVLGGIR, encoded by the coding sequence ATGACGACGATTCTGCGACTTATTGGGGGGCGCCGCGAATGGCTCATCTGCTTCGCGGTTTTCGCGGTGCTTCTCCTGGTGGTTCTGCCCCTGGCGTTCAACGGCTACTTTCTGAATCTGCTTGGTCGCTACCTTGCATTGGCGTTTGTAGCGATCGGCCTGGTGATGTGCTGGGGCTATGGCGGCATGCTGAGCCTCGGGCAGGGCGTGTTCTTCGGGGTCGGCGGTTACGCGATGGCGATGTTCCTCAAGCTGGAGGCATCCACCCCTGAAGCGACCTCCAGCCAGTCGACACCGGGAATTCCCGATTTCATGGACTGGAATCAGCTCTCCGCGCTCCCATGGTGGTGGGAACCCTTCAACAGCTTCGGCTTCACCATTGTAGCCATTGTGGTGCTTCCCGCGGCTCTCGCCTATGTGCTTGGCTTCGCCTTGTTCAAGCGCCGCGTCAGTGGCGTCTACTTCGCTATCGTGACCCTCTCCCTGGCGGCGGTCATGAGCATCCTGATCGTCGGCCAACAGGGGTACACCGGAGGAGCGAACGGCATTACCGACTTCCGGACGCTGCTCGGGTGGGATATCACCAGTAACACTGCCAGGTACGTGATCTATTACATCTGCGTCTTGCTCCTGCTTGGCTGCATTCTCGTGGGGCAGTGGATGCTGAACAGTCGTGCAGGAAGGGTGTTGATCGCGGTTCGTGACGAAGAGAATCGCGTTCGCTTTTCGGGATACAGCGTGGAGAATTTCAAGATCTTCGTGTTCATGGTGGCCGCGGTGTTCGCTGCGATCGGTGGCGCCATGTTCGCCCTTCAAGCCCGTTTCATCTCGCCCTCGCTGGTCGGGATCGGGTTGTCCGTCGAACTCGTTGTTCTCTGCGCCGTCGGTGGCCGTTTCTCGCTGCTCGGGGCCGCCTTTGGGGCGCTGCTGATCAAGACGGCGGAAATGTATCTGTCCCAGGCGTTTCCGCAACTGTGGACGATCCTCTTCGGTCTGGTGCTGATTGCCGTTGTCCTGGCCTTTCCCAAGGGGCTCGCAGGCCTCTATGAACTCGGCCGGGACTACCTGCTCAATGCGCGCAACGGCGGTTCATCCGAGGCAATGGCCCCCGGGGAGACGCCGCGCTCACCCACCAGGGCAGAAGGCTTCTTCGCCCGGGCTCAACGTGTTCTGGGAGGGATCCGCTAA
- a CDS encoding methyl-accepting chemotaxis protein → MFALSRLATLQRSDSMDTGQDWLRALEADDIAGALELGGDAIPEQVRAALLAATGEHGERATPRHTHQISARAEALVAHAEQGLDVVDTTLGEIAARSGEQTEFLGRTREQLKESDRNAEALRTDMEQELARTHQFFTEQFAALANRIEQQSRGSKEFIKTIDGISRTVQLLSLNAAIEAAHAGEHGSGFAVVANEIRDLALRTQESAQQAAEQIDLTTVSEALEQVLADAEARLQTLSGRVTDSLGTAHRLLEAMNGHVDEIQSNNRIIAETVQLAGDTSLHARTRSEWSRATLCDLAAAHRSDTTDHLNEALTAILTTEQLVPTPGWQRLDAIRARGAVRIAIEPAFQGVSFRKAADQPLQGLDAEIAMAFARWLGVECEFVEHPWALCTQLLEAGRTRGEPEADVAWSALPPVAGYDRAAFSEPYTFLPYVLARRTGDDRIQSLDDLHGRVLGVINDPAALEVMEARGLRWQANRNTPGGRIELANLLAYNDQSVIHDALAEGIVDAFAVDLPIFHWSCYGNDSPLQGRIEILPDNLDDSLWYYSAAVANQPENVTLLDTINTFVREFRGTEDYRRIVTRWMGRVYDDPHWRYPDGVVTRGNMAGQN, encoded by the coding sequence ATGTTTGCACTCTCCCGCCTCGCCACACTCCAGCGCAGCGATTCAATGGATACCGGCCAGGACTGGCTGAGAGCACTGGAGGCGGATGACATCGCAGGCGCCCTGGAACTGGGCGGCGACGCCATCCCCGAGCAGGTCCGGGCCGCACTGCTCGCGGCGACGGGAGAGCACGGTGAACGCGCAACCCCGCGGCATACGCACCAGATCAGTGCGCGTGCAGAGGCACTGGTCGCCCACGCCGAGCAGGGGCTGGACGTGGTGGACACAACCCTGGGGGAAATCGCCGCACGCTCGGGAGAGCAGACCGAGTTTCTCGGGCGGACCCGCGAACAGCTCAAGGAGAGCGACCGGAACGCCGAAGCCCTGCGCACCGACATGGAGCAGGAGCTGGCTCGAACGCACCAGTTTTTCACAGAGCAGTTCGCGGCACTGGCGAACCGCATCGAGCAACAGTCCCGGGGGTCAAAGGAGTTCATCAAGACCATCGACGGCATCAGTCGGACCGTCCAGCTCCTGTCTCTGAACGCCGCCATAGAGGCCGCACATGCCGGAGAGCACGGCAGCGGGTTCGCGGTGGTCGCGAACGAGATACGCGACCTGGCGCTGCGCACCCAGGAGAGCGCGCAACAAGCCGCCGAGCAGATCGACCTCACCACCGTCTCCGAGGCCCTTGAACAGGTCCTCGCCGACGCGGAAGCACGGCTGCAGACACTGTCCGGACGGGTCACCGATTCCCTTGGCACTGCTCACCGTCTGCTTGAGGCAATGAACGGCCACGTCGACGAGATCCAGTCCAACAACCGCATCATTGCCGAGACGGTGCAGCTGGCCGGCGACACCAGCCTGCACGCGCGCACACGCAGCGAGTGGAGCCGCGCCACCCTGTGCGATCTTGCCGCGGCTCACAGGAGCGACACGACGGACCACCTGAACGAGGCCCTGACCGCGATTCTGACCACAGAGCAGCTCGTGCCCACCCCGGGCTGGCAGCGCCTCGATGCGATCCGCGCCCGCGGCGCCGTGCGCATTGCCATCGAGCCCGCTTTCCAGGGGGTGTCGTTCCGCAAGGCAGCGGACCAGCCCCTGCAGGGGCTGGATGCCGAGATCGCCATGGCGTTCGCCCGGTGGCTGGGCGTGGAGTGCGAGTTCGTGGAGCACCCGTGGGCGCTTTGCACGCAGTTGCTCGAGGCCGGTCGCACGCGCGGCGAGCCCGAAGCCGACGTGGCCTGGAGCGCCCTGCCGCCGGTGGCGGGCTACGACCGGGCCGCCTTCTCGGAACCCTACACGTTCCTGCCCTACGTGCTCGCGCGCCGGACCGGAGACGACCGCATTCAATCACTGGACGACCTGCATGGCCGCGTGCTGGGTGTCATCAACGACCCGGCCGCCCTGGAGGTGATGGAGGCACGTGGGCTGCGGTGGCAGGCCAACCGGAACACCCCGGGAGGCCGCATTGAACTGGCCAACCTGCTGGCCTACAACGATCAGAGCGTCATTCACGACGCACTCGCGGAGGGTATCGTGGACGCCTTTGCCGTGGACCTGCCGATCTTCCACTGGAGCTGCTACGGCAACGACAGCCCATTGCAGGGGCGCATCGAGATCCTTCCGGACAATCTCGACGACAGCCTCTGGTACTACAGCGCCGCCGTCGCCAACCAGCCGGAGAACGTGACGCTGCTGGACACCATCAACACCTTCGTCCGGGAATTCCGCGGCACGGAAGACTACCGCCGGATCGTCACGCGCTGGATGGGCCGTGTCTACGACGACCCGCACTGGCGCTACCCGGACGGGGTCGTCACGCGTGGCAACATGGCCGGTCAGAACTAG